From Chloroflexaceae bacterium:
GGGTTGGGATTGCTGCTGAGCATCGCGACGATTGGCCTGCTATCGCGTTCGGCGGCCCTGGGCGGGTTCCTCAGCGGCACAGTGGAACCGATTGGCTACATCCAGGCCCTGGTGATCGCTGGCGTGCTCGGCCTGGTTGGCGGTGGCTACCCGGCGTGGCGGGCCGCGCGTCTGGCGCCGGTGGAGGCGATGCGCGCCGAGAGCGGCGCCCCGGTGCGCTGGGGGCCGGTCGCCCGTATGCTCGCCCCGGTGATGCGCGGCCCGGCCCTGCGGAACCTGCTGCGGCGCCCCACGCGCAGCTTGATGACCATGATTGGCCTGGGTGTCGGCGTGGGGTTGATCGTGGCTCTCGCCGGCATCAGCGAGGGCTCGCGGCGGGCGATCACCCAGTTGCTGGCAGCCGGGCAGGCCGATCTCCTCGCCGAGCAGGCCGGGGCCTCTGATGTGATGTTCTCGGCGATTGACGAGCGGGTTGCCGAGCAACTGCGCGCCCATCCCGAGGTCAAGAGCGTCTCGCGGCTGATCTTCGGCACCAGCGCCGTGCCCGGGTTGCCGTTCTTTCTGGTCTACGGCGTTGATCCGCGCGAGAACTATCTGGCCCACTACCGGGTCAGCGAAGGCCGGACCATTCAACGTCCCGGCGAGATGATCCTCGGGCGCATGGCGGCCAATAGCCTGGAGAAGGGCGTTGGCGACCAGCTGCGCGTTTCGGGGCAATCGTTTACCATCGTTGGCATCTTCGAGACCGGTCTGGCCTACGAAGACACCGGCGCAGTGGTGCCGCTGAGGGACGCGCAGCGGCTCTTCGGCAAGCCCCGGCAGGTGTCTTTCCTGGGGATCACCCTGCACCATCCCGAGCGGGCCGCCGAGATCGCCAGGACGCTCGAAGAGCGATACCCGCAACTTATGGTGGCCCGCACTGCCGACCTGACGCAACGGATGCAGGACTTTGCTACGATGGACGCCGTCTTCGGCGCCCTGATGGCGCTAATGATGCTGGTGGGCGGGATCGTGATCATGAACGTGATGCTGATGAGCGTGTACGAACGCACCCAGGAGATCGGGGTGCTGCGCGCGGTTGGCTGGCGCGCGGGGCGGGTGCTGCGCATGATCCTGGCCGAGTCCTTTGCCCTCAGCCTGTTCAGCGCTGGAGCGGGGGTGCTGATCGGCATTGGCATCAATCAACTGGTGCGCCTGACGCCCGGTTTTGGCGAGTTGCTCAATGCCGCCTATGCTCCGGCCGATGTCGCGCGGGTCCTGGCGATGGCGTTGGGATTGGGGCTGGTGGGCGGCTCGCTGCCGGCGCTGCGGGCGGTGCGGCTGCGGCCGGTTGAGGCGTTGCATTATGAGTAGTCGATGCGCCTTCTGCGCCCGTGGCTGGGGAAACCCGTTGATCTCCCCACTCTTCATATCAGAAGCAGGTGCGTGCTATGGCTGAGCCAGTCATCGCGGCGGAAGCGCCGCAGTCCGAGACCAGCGAGGTTATCCTGGAGACCCGGGCGCTGACCCGTGTGTACGGAGAAAAGGTGCCGGTCAAGGCTCTCGACGGGGTGGATCTGCAGATACGGCGCGGCGAGGTGCTGGCGATTGTCGGTCCCTCTGGCTCGGGCAAGTCCACCCTGCTGAACCTGATCGGGGCGCTCGACCGGCCCACCTCGGGCGAGGTGATTGTCAACGGGACGCCGCTGTCAAAGGTGCGTAACCTCGACCGCTTTCGCAGCCGCACCATCGGCTTTATTTTCCAGAGCCACAACCTCTTGCCAACCCTGACGGCGCGGGAGAATGTCGAGGTGCCGATGTACGAACTGCCGCTGCGGCCGGGGCAGCGCCGCGCCCGCGCCACGGAGTTGCTGGGCCTGGTGGGTCTGGCCGGGCGCCGGGACCATCTGCCGAACCAGCTTTCGGGGGGCGAGCGCCAGCGGGTGGCGATCGCCCGCGCTCTGGCCAATGCGCCCTCGATTGTGCTCGCCGATGAGCCAACGGGCAACCTCGACAGCAAGAATACTGCCGACATCGTGGCCCTGCTGACGCGCCTCAACCGTGAGCAGGGCGTAACGCTGGTGATTGTGACTCACAACACCGAGGTGGCCGCTGCCGCCCAGCGGGTGATCACCTTCCGCGACGGCAGAATCCTGCGCGATGTCTCAATGAGCAACGAGCTTGAGCGCGAGTTGCTGGAGTTGAAACGCTCGCCCCTGGGGCAGGCCATTCTCCGTGGCGATCATCTGCCCCCGGCGCTGGCCGAAGTGGCCCCCGTGCTGCACGATCTGCTGGAACGAGTGTAATGCGATTTTGGATTTTGAATTTTGAATTTTGGATTGGTGGGGGTCTAACGGTGATAATTAGTCTGTGAACGAAGTTTCCTTGCATTTTCGCCCCCCTCCCAACCTCCCCCTAACGGGGGGAGGCGCCGGACTCCCTCCCCCAGCAGGGGAGGGTTGGGAAGGGTGCAGAGGCGCCGAAAAACTTCGTTCACAGACTAATAATTACCTATGCATCAGTTCAACAGGAACGGGTGTAAAGCGCACGACCCGGAAGGTTGCGCTGCGGCCTCAGCAGCCACTCCGGTCTACGGACTTGCTACACTAAATGTAGTCAGCGCACCGATCACTTATCCACATTTTGTGGATGGAGTGTGGATAACACCTCAATATATAGGAGCCTCCTGGAATTATATCGCAGGAGGCCCCTATATCTAGCAACACCAAACAGGCCGGGAACGCGGCCTGACGCTATGCTCATTTTGACACAGCAGGGTGATCCGGTGGTAAAGCGGAAGTAAAGGCTGCGCTAACCGCCGGGGTCAGTCTGATTATATGCGGGGGGGCATTACCGTTTCGTTGCCAGTTGTCGAGCATTGCAGCTTGACAGTTGCTCGCTGTCACCATTCTGTATAGGTGTGGAGCTGTAGAACAGGAAAGTTGTTTTCCACCTCCACACCTCCACATCTCTACGGGTCAAACAGGGCGGCGTAGCGCGCCCGCCAGGCGACGGCGCGGACGGGGTCATCGGCGCAGGCGTCGAGGGTCGCGGCATACTGCTCCGCCCGGGCGTCAAGCGCCGGCCCCAGGAGGACGATCCGGTTCAGGGGCGTCAGCGGGGCGCGGGGGCGCAGAGGAGTAAAGCTCAGGCGCCCGCACACGAGCTGCACCTCGTCGGGCCAGGGGGCGTCGGTGCAGTGGACGATGCCCTTGGCGCGGAAGACGGCGGCGCCGAAGTCCCGCAGAGCCGCTTCGAGCGCCGCGCGCCGCAGGGGGATGTCGCTGCTCCACGACAGGCTGCTGAAGGCGTCCTGCCGCAGATGGTCGGGCCTGGGGGACGGATCAGCGTGGTCGAGGCGCGGGCCGAAGAGCAGATCGGGCGGAACCTGCCCGTAGCTTGCCGGAACGATCGCTGCGCGGGAATTGAGGGCGCGGAGGCGCTCCGTAACTGCAGCGCGTTCGGCGGCTGTAACCAGATCCACCTTGCTGACGATGATCAGATCAGCGGCGCGGAGTTGCCATTCGGCCACTGGCGAGGCGTTGAGGGCTGCCGCAAGGTTGGCGGCGTCGGCCACGGCCACGACCGCATCGAGCGGCAGTCCGGCGCTACGGGCGCGCCGGATGATCCCCCCTGGCTCGGCCAGGCCGGTGGTCTCGACCACGATGCAATCGGGGGCGTAATCGGCAAGTTCTTCGACGGCCAGCAAGAAGTCGCTGCCTGCTTCGCAGCATACGCAGCCGCCGGTCAGTTCGACGAGGGGCGCCGCGCCCGCCTGTTCGAGGATGCTCCCATCGAGGCCGATCTGCCCCAGTTCGTTGACCACCAGACCAGGCCGGCGCCCGCCTGCGCCGCGCTCCAGCAAGGCCCGTAGCAGGGTCGTCTTGCCGCTGCCCAGGAAGCCGGTGACGATGGTGAGGGGCGGGCTGGTCATTAGAAGCGTCCCCCCTGCTCCGTGGCGTAGCCGGTCAGTTCGACATACCCGCTACCGGTGACCGGCCGGCCCTGGCGCGATCCCTGGATGCGCACCGCCCCCTCCCAGTACACGACCGACACCGGCAGTTCCTGATTGGCCAGGCGCGGCTCAAGCTCCAGGCGCATATCCAGGGCGGGGATGCTCAGGCGCCAGCGGGCGGGGTAGAGCGCCTGCGAGGCCGGGCTACGCCAGGTTGCCAGCACCTCCAGTTGCACCCCGGCAGGGTCGAGGGGCGTGGTGCGGCCCGCCGGGTCAACCAGGCTGCCGAAGCTGTAACTGACCGCCGCAGGCGTGCGCACCTGGGCGTACATCAGGTCATAGCCATCATCGAGTTGCAGGCTGAACCAGTCCCAGCCGACGGCGCCGGCTTCGAGGGCGCTGGTGCCCCACTCGTGGTCCATCCAGCTCAACCCATTGACGGCGTGGGTCTGATCGCCCACACGGATCGTGCCCGTGGTGGCCATGCGGGTCAACGAGTAGTAATACGAGGCGTTGCCGGGGGTTGGCCCCTTCTGGCTGAGGCCCTGATCGCCCTGGAGGGCGGGGGGCTTCAGACTCTCGAGGGTCAGATCGAGGGCCACCTCGCCCTCGGCGGCGCGCAGGCGCATGGTCATACCCTCGGGGCCGGAACCGTCGGCGGACCAGTCTTCGAGGAAGACGCGGAACGGCTCACCCGAGGCGCCGGCGAGACCGGCGGCGCCTCGGCTGAAGCGCTCGTAGGCGTAGAAGCGCCCCCGGGCCACATCGCTCAGGGCCAGGTGGGCCATGTAGACACTGGTTGCGCCCCAGGCCGACTCGCGGGCGACGGGCCGGGGAGTCAGCTCGCTGCGGAAGAAAGTCAACTGATAGCCGAACCGGCGCTCGCCAGCGGAGAGGTTGCCGGTGTAGTACCACCACTCGATCTGGTACTCCGGATGCGGGCCGTGGTCGCGCGGAAAGACGAAAGGGCGCGGCGCGAGGGCGCGGGCGAAGCCAGCGTCGCCGCTGCTGAGGGTTGCTGCGGCGTCAATGCGGGCGCGGATCTCGGGGCGTGCGGGGGCTGCGCATGCCGCCAGGAGCATAGTGGCAGCGAACCAGCCCAACCAGCGTAGAAGCATAACGTTTGCTGTCCTCTGAGCGGTACAGTATGTGTATGAGGCCCGTTTCAGATCGGGGCGTTGGAGCTTGAGAGTTGATCTACGGCGCCTCATAGCCAGTTTGTGGAAGTGTAGAGCTGTTGAGGTGTGGAGGCGAGGGCCAGACCGTCAATCCGCTTGCTCTCCAGTGCGAGCCGCCGTGTCTCACCGGATTGGCGCAACAGTCGCCAGCGCATCATAACCGTATTGTACCGGGATCTGGAGGCGCGATGCAAACTGAACTGCCCGACGACGCCGCGCGGGTGCTGGTAGCGGTGGCGCCGCGCCCGCGCGACCTGGAACTGGCGCGCACAGCGGGGTGGTACCGTGTGCCGCTGGCGCGAGTGCCGCCGCGCTTTGCAGCCGACTATCTGGCATTTTACCAGACGGGCGCCTTCGGCGCCGAACGCTGGTCGGTGCGCTAC
This genomic window contains:
- a CDS encoding ABC transporter permease; this translates as MLSFKNLLRRKVRTALTILGVAVGVAAVVVLSAFGEGMASGFGAVGGGADADLLVSQKDAVMIIVGAIDEEVGAEIAAMRGVAEVSGAVVGILQLPESPYFLVTGEDPRGFGMRRYQIIAGRPISAKREVMLGRKSAESLNKRVGDKFRINDISYHVVGIYETGSSFEDNGAVIHLADAQRAFDKRRQVSYFKLKLRDPRDREEVRRAIESRWPTLAVTASGEATAQDELLDIYRAMGWVVGLFAILVGGLGMMNAQLMSVFERTREIGVLRAMGWRRRRVMQLILGEALLLALVGGGLGLLLSIATIGLLSRSAALGGFLSGTVEPIGYIQALVIAGVLGLVGGGYPAWRAARLAPVEAMRAESGAPVRWGPVARMLAPVMRGPALRNLLRRPTRSLMTMIGLGVGVGLIVALAGISEGSRRAITQLLAAGQADLLAEQAGASDVMFSAIDERVAEQLRAHPEVKSVSRLIFGTSAVPGLPFFLVYGVDPRENYLAHYRVSEGRTIQRPGEMILGRMAANSLEKGVGDQLRVSGQSFTIVGIFETGLAYEDTGAVVPLRDAQRLFGKPRQVSFLGITLHHPERAAEIARTLEERYPQLMVARTADLTQRMQDFATMDAVFGALMALMMLVGGIVIMNVMLMSVYERTQEIGVLRAVGWRAGRVLRMILAESFALSLFSAGAGVLIGIGINQLVRLTPGFGELLNAAYAPADVARVLAMALGLGLVGGSLPALRAVRLRPVEALHYE
- a CDS encoding ABC transporter ATP-binding protein; the encoded protein is MAEPVIAAEAPQSETSEVILETRALTRVYGEKVPVKALDGVDLQIRRGEVLAIVGPSGSGKSTLLNLIGALDRPTSGEVIVNGTPLSKVRNLDRFRSRTIGFIFQSHNLLPTLTARENVEVPMYELPLRPGQRRARATELLGLVGLAGRRDHLPNQLSGGERQRVAIARALANAPSIVLADEPTGNLDSKNTADIVALLTRLNREQGVTLVIVTHNTEVAAAAQRVITFRDGRILRDVSMSNELERELLELKRSPLGQAILRGDHLPPALAEVAPVLHDLLERV
- a CDS encoding GTP-binding protein, with protein sequence MTSPPLTIVTGFLGSGKTTLLRALLERGAGGRRPGLVVNELGQIGLDGSILEQAGAAPLVELTGGCVCCEAGSDFLLAVEELADYAPDCIVVETTGLAEPGGIIRRARSAGLPLDAVVAVADAANLAAALNASPVAEWQLRAADLIIVSKVDLVTAAERAAVTERLRALNSRAAIVPASYGQVPPDLLFGPRLDHADPSPRPDHLRQDAFSSLSWSSDIPLRRAALEAALRDFGAAVFRAKGIVHCTDAPWPDEVQLVCGRLSFTPLRPRAPLTPLNRIVLLGPALDARAEQYAATLDACADDPVRAVAWRARYAALFDP
- a CDS encoding carotenoid 1,2-hydratase, yielding MLLRWLGWFAATMLLAACAAPARPEIRARIDAAATLSSGDAGFARALAPRPFVFPRDHGPHPEYQIEWWYYTGNLSAGERRFGYQLTFFRSELTPRPVARESAWGATSVYMAHLALSDVARGRFYAYERFSRGAAGLAGASGEPFRVFLEDWSADGSGPEGMTMRLRAAEGEVALDLTLESLKPPALQGDQGLSQKGPTPGNASYYYSLTRMATTGTIRVGDQTHAVNGLSWMDHEWGTSALEAGAVGWDWFSLQLDDGYDLMYAQVRTPAAVSYSFGSLVDPAGRTTPLDPAGVQLEVLATWRSPASQALYPARWRLSIPALDMRLELEPRLANQELPVSVVYWEGAVRIQGSRQGRPVTGSGYVELTGYATEQGGRF